The following coding sequences are from one Daphnia pulex isolate KAP4 chromosome 11, ASM2113471v1 window:
- the LOC124208035 gene encoding uncharacterized protein LOC124208035, translated as MNSSEAEEAWQQEKEFLDYMFVSLRHGDENGAAATSESARIRRTGQQQQQQQQPSSISYTTNSTSTSANSTAANNTDVISSTKSLTSVKTTDTPAGLDHLDNLCKLMEQLGELRDANSRLQKRVHYLEDMKTLQEMHQELDLFVGSDSAASASNMSTKADAGADRSLDSLDSGEILPIISQHQAELIPVEPANKNAGIMDNNSNGSVEHSSSGGGHRQSRAGKKIKSHHHMKFKKPGSTLLKYRERSKSVGFDENVAPPPIAAGGEENEVDYDVNNASATTTPSPDSYKIPETAPGNRSRPKTKVSKWTRVKEAFRWEKAHVDQQHQATSSGGSPSAGKVTSSSTSKLPDKEEVGALDSSHNNRHQVSPYQHSLASESSSHAMARSPSPIFRLGRRRRSTTSRTSTSSSSLSECPLESEILKSFADAQELPLFHLEKRASSPEVNKLLAEGSEEESGGGSDVHQRGGYVLSLPQMKRLHRQSTVSCDGNFATGLTPSGAGGGGGHMPERIPESQILCNSEMPPPPPDPIRMKGPESPNRRKTSSKNGSHNLMEHQELVQQHPATIQQHPAENNPDESVGSFISSLRSQLKPINEWTSKWHCDLMKANNSPASALASSSTSPGGGGAVSHVETSSRNSLSVPSTPNQHQTFTFDEFPDGGLCDLGTASRENSPGGKKNHDIEASIKNHPGLLLNSISPEFRKKVEVWERLKSGLSVAPAFDSGALALATPPTPTTPQQHGSSKKSAADSPDWNDIGKRRSEPDKLPPAFKKKLAEWEIRKAVAGKSDQNVEELHKILPHDFNRKLQEWERMKQQQAAAGKLSAGTNQPGLERQGSGKQHHHSRGGKHVKTGQKTDEVQQHRGEKQKEKELQWLEKELQKIEREKLRLEREREKYIERESRLEKIREAMKQPGHGPQREICIRTSTGEFRFQGLSRKFTKKLFQWEEQKGIRPEASTIALLDGAFSPGHHHHLHHHHPAVGEFSSSISARPSNLSAISRSKSESSIADLVSASVHSQPSSLSLNDAETTADFDRRLASDQEEGAQSTPGPGALLVEVEDVTEDCAAVVDIPEVEPQAPIYSIAPAELRQTIHRSEQEEQPRFQVGITGPARVERNDSVRTEASFKLLEENLSLLDRLRAKGEIVKYLELQMTSIDGDMAGVANTQTEEMVRLKEEETCLSDQEDNNSTAGNSSTIDRLKRRIVLLESRGQQLKSEKEHLQTVYQRQCSQQVHLVQHLVDKMQQLRGIGTSSGDTPPPFDPEALQRLDTLTTEILQEAQTLENSMRHPQRLPAATGNQGELVRQPSSAVRFPEQLSIKANQLKEEYERLRSFDSDLETNSDDEPELTPTPRVILPQLPPVPSEMSSAARKKVFVETHRLVFAPLESSDDKASTTLYQPVLAEEGAEDGVPWRRTPRDQPADSWRRNSSTSTPTEENPPDQSRPTAVTTVRNTAPNIRRMIDKYHQRVTASGKERSAPTFQFRPRCDLMTDERSSSSTPPPTIVIEHRGQSSPLAAAADSPLPFEHGGHLHPNCLVQLSKSLSAGAMGPASTETQRAGSSSASSATGWKGSGVLRSQSGLQLPTGQVTPCTRNPSFFRKSPLDPSIDDLLQKYRGRRQVGSVPADLPKSPTTNPERMLKLKQAREAFLTVGPGAIQSVESLCPSEERAQPLVEEESQSSPQGPALIVQDVTFEAQQPQAAGDTGSCRSQEGSVVMAGAWSAGTGSSVPSSPATSRRSSTNENLRSRTSPQQHPAVSRRSWLKQPSKFFFPKAPKTP; from the exons atgaattcatcagaagcagaagaagcgtggcaacaggaaaaagagttTCTGGATTACATGTTCGTTTCGCTCCGTCACGGAGACGAAAATGGAGCCGCCGCCACCAGTGAATCCGCTCGGATACGTCGAACtgggcagcaacagcagcagcagcaacagcccaGTAGCATTTCGTACACAACCAACAGCACTAGCACTAGCGCTAATAGCACTGCTGCTAATAATACAGACGTTATTAGCTCGACAAAGTCCTTGACGTCTGTCAAAACTACAGACACTCCGGCCGGGCTGGATCATTTGGACAACCTGTGCAAGTTGATGGAGCAGCTGGGCGAGCTGCGCGACGCCAACAGTCGACTGCAGAAGCGCGTCCACTACCTGGAGGATATGAAAACGCTCCAGGAAATGCACCAGGAGCTGGATCTCTTTGTCGGAAGCGATTCCGCCGCTTCCGCTTCCAACATGTCGACCAAGGCGGATGCAGGAGCCGATCGTTCGCTGGACAGCCTCGACAGCGGTGAAATCTTGCCCATCATCAGTCAGCACCAGGCGGAATTGATTCCGGTCGAACCGGCCAACAAGAACGCCGGAATCATGGACAATAACAGCAACGGAAGTGTCGAGCATTCTTCTTCCGGTGGCGGACACCGTCAGTCGAGAGCGGGCAAAAAGATCAAGAGCCACCACCACATGAAATTCAAGAAGCCGGGCAGCACGTTGTTAAAGTACCGCGAGCGGAGTAAATCGGTCGGATTCGACGAGAACGTGGCTCCGCCCCCCATCGCCGCcggaggagaagaaaacgaagtCGATTATGACGTCAACAATGCATCGGCCACGACGACGCCGTCGCCCGACAGCTACAAAATCCCCGAAACGGCTCCTGGAAACAGGAGCCGGCCCAAGACCAAAGTCTCCAAATGGACCAGAGTCAAGGAGGCTTTCCGCTGGGAGAAGGCCCATGTCGACCAGCAGCATCAGGCGACGTCATCCGGTGGTAGTCCGTCGGCCGGCAAAgtgaccagcagcagcacttcaAAGCTTCCGGATAAGGAGGAAGTGGGTGCCCTGGACAGCAGCCACAACAACCGACATCAAGTCAGTCCTTATCAGCACTCGCTGGCCTCGGAGAGTTCCAGTCACGCCATGGCCCGGTCACCTAGTCCCATCTTCCGGCTGGGACGCCGGAGGAGGTCGACCACGTCACGAACGTCCACCTCCTCTTCCTCCCTGTCAGAGTGTCCCCTGGAGTCGGAAATCCTGAAATCCTTTGCCGACGCCCAGGAACTACCCC tttTCCACCTGGAGAAGAGAGCATCCAGCCCGGAGGTGAATAAACTGTTGGCCGAAGGCAGTGAGGAGGAATCGGGCGGAGGATCGGACGTCCATCAGCGCGGCGGATACGTCTTATCTCTTCCGCAAATGAAACGGTTGCACCGGCAGAGCACCGTCAGTTGCGACGGCAATTTCGCCACAGGATTGACGCCAAGTGGCgccggtggcggcggcggccacaTGCCAGAGCGAATTCCGGAATCACAAATTCTTTGCAACTCGGAAatgccaccgccgccgccggatcCGATTAGGATGAAAGGACCCGAGTCTCCCAACAGGCGAAAGACGAGCAGTAAAAATGGCAGCCACAACTTGATGGAACATCAGGAGCTGGTCCAGCAGCATCCAGCGACGATCCAGCAGCATCCGGCAGAGAACAATCCGGACGAGAGCGTCGGATCGTTCATCTCGAGTTTGCGGAGTCAGCTGAAGCCCATCAACGAGTGGACGTCCAAATGGCATTGCGACCTCATGAAGGCCAACAACAGCCCGGCGTCGGcgttggccagcagcagcacctcgCCCGGCGGAGGGGGTGCCGTCAGTCATGTCGAAACGAGTTCCAGGAATTCCCTGTCCGTTCCATCCACACCGAACCAGCATCAAACATTCACATTTGACGAATTTCCCG ACGGAGGACTCTGCGACCTTGGAACGGCCAGCCGGGAAAACAGTCCCGGTGGCAAGAAGAATCACGACATTGAGGCGTCCATCAAGAACCATCCGGGCTTGTTGCTCAACAGCATCTCGCCGGAATTCCGGAAAAAGGTCGAAGTCTGGGAGAGACTCAAATCGGGTTTGTCCGTAGCTCCGGCTTTCGATTCCGGCGCTCTGGCCTTGGCCACTCCGCCCACTCCGACGACTCCGCAACAGCACGGGAGCAGCAAGAAATCGGCGGCCGACAGTCCGGATTGGAACGACATTGGCAAGCGGAGGAGCGAGCCGGATAAATTGCCTCCggcattcaaaaagaaattggccgAATGGGAAATCCGGAAGGCGGTGGCCGGCAAATCCGACCAGAACGTCGAGGAGCTGCACAAAATTCTTCCGCACGATTTCAACCGGAAGCTGCAAGAGTGGGAGCGGATGAAGCAGCAACAAGCGGCCGCCGGGAAACTGTCGGCGGGAACCAATCAACCGGGACTGGAACGCCAAGGATCCGGCAAACAGCACCACCACAGCCGGGGTGGCAAACACGTCAAGACGGGCCAGAAGACGGACGAGGTCCAACAACACCGAGGCGAGAAGCAGAAGGAGAAGGAACTCCAGTGGCTGGAAAAGGAACTGCAGAAGATTGAGCGTGAAAAATTGCGACTGGAACGTGAGCGTGAGAAATACATCGAGCGGGAATCCCGGCTGGAAAAGATCCGGGAAGCCATGAAACAGCCCGGACACGGTCCCCAGCGAGAAATTTGCATCCGGACGTCGACGGGTGAATTCCGGTTCCAGGGACTGTCTCGCAAATTCACCAAGAAACTTTTCCAGTGGGAGGAGCAGAAAGGCATCCGCCCGGAAGCGAGTACCATCGCTTTGTTGGACGGGGCCTTCAGTCCTGGCCATCACCATCATTTGCATCACCACCATCCGGCGGTGGGTGAATTCAGTTCCAGCATTTCGGCCCGGCCGAGCAATTTGTCGGCCATTTCACGATCGAAATCCGAGAGCAGCATAGCGGACCTTGTTAGCGCCAGTGTACACAGTCAGCCGTCCAGCTTGTCTCTCAACGACGCCGAAACAACGGCCGACTTTGACCGTCGATTGGCCTCCG ATCAAGAAGAAGGTGCCCAGTCGACACCTGGACCAGGCGCCCTCCTAGTCGAGGTGGAAGACGTTACGGAGGATTGCGCAGCTGTTGTTGATATACCGGAAGTCGAACCTCAAGCCCCTATCTATAGCATCGCTCCAGCAGAGCTCCGCCAAACAATaca tcGGAGCGAACAAGAAGAGCAACCAAGGTTCCAGGTAGGGATAACCGGTCCGGCAAGAGTTGAGCGTAACGATTCAGTGAGAACCGAAGCCAGTTTCAAGTTACTGGAAGAAAATCTGTCACTTCTCGACCGACTGCGAGCTAAAGGTGAAATTGTCAA ATACCTGGAATTGCAGATGACTTCAATCGATGGGGATATGGCGGGTGTAGCCAACACTCAAACCGAGGAAATGGTTAGattgaaagaggaagaaactTGTCTTTCCGACCAAGAAG ATAATAATTCTACTGCGGGAAACTCGTCCACTATTGATCGCTTGAAAAGGCGCATCGTTTTGCTTGAAAGTCGCGGCCAGCAACTCAAATCCGAGAAAGAACATCTCCAA ACGGTTTACCAACGGCAATGCAGCCAGCAGGTTCACTTGGTCCAGCACTTGGTGGATAAAATGCAACAACTGCGCGGTATTGGCACCAGTTCCGGAGATACACCACCACCATTCGATCCGGAAGCCCTCCAACGACTAGACACGCTCACCACCGAAATCCTCCAAGAA GCCCAGACTTTGGAAAATTCCATGAGGCATCCTCAAAGGCTTCCGGCGGCGACTGGAAACCAAGGAGAACTCGTCAGGCAGCCGTCTTCCGCCGTCCGATTTCCTGAACAGCTGAGCATCAAAGCCAATCAACTCAAAGAAGAATACGAGCGTCTGCGATCCTTTGATTCCGATTTGGAGACTAATTCAGACGACGAGCCGGAATTGACCCCAACTCCACGGGTTATTTTACCCCAGCTACCTCCAGTGCCGTCAGAAATGAGCAGCGCGGCCCGGAAGAAAGTCTTTGTCGAGACCCACCGTTTAGTTTTCGCTCCGTTGGAATCCAGCGACGACAAAGCCTCGACGACCCTCTACCAGCCGGTGCTGGCGGAAGAGGGAGCCGAGGACGGAGTTCCGTGGCGTCGGACGCCTCGTGACCAACCGGCCGATTCCTGGAGGAGAAATTCGTCGACATCGACGCCAACAGAAGAGAATCCGCCGGATCAATCCCGCCCGACGGCGGTGACCACTGTACGCAATACTGCCCCCAATATCCGGCGGATGATCGACAAGTATCACCAAAGAGTAACGGCTTCCGGCAAGGAACGTTCCGCTCCGACTTTCCAATTCCGACCAAGATGTGATTTAATGACGGACGAGCGTTCCAGCTCGTCAACTCCTCCGCCGACGATTGTCATCGAACATAGAGGCCAGTCTTCGCCACTGGCGGCAGCAGCCGATAGTCCGTTACCTTTTGAACACGGCGGACACCTTCATCCCAACTGTTTGGTCCAATTGAGTAAATCGCTGAGCGCAGGAGCCATGGGTCCCGCATCTACTGAAACTCAGAGGGCGGGGTCTTCATCCGCCAGCTCGGCAACTGGCTGgaaaggcagcggagtgctacgCTCTCAAAGCGGACTCCAATTGCCGACCGGCCAGGTGACGCCGTGCACCCGGAATCCTAGCTTCTTCCGGAAATCCCCGCTCGATCCGTCCATTGACGACCTCCTGCAAAAGTATCGAGGTAGAAGACAGGTGGGCAGTGTTCCGGCCGATTTGCCAAAGAGTCCCACAACCAATCCGGAGCGGATGCTCAAATTGAAGCAAGCTCGCGAAGCCTTCCTAACAGTTGGTCCGGGTGCCATCCAGTCAGTCGAGTCCTTGTGCCCATCGGAAGAGCGCGCCCAGCCGTTGGTCGAAGAGGAATCTCAGTCCAGTCCCCAAGGTCCAGCCCTTATTGTTCAAG ATGTTACCTTCGAGGCCCAACAGCCACAAGCAGCAGGAGACACCGGAAGCTGCAGATCACAAGAAGGAAGCGTGGTGATGGCTGGGGCCTGGTCTGCCGGAACTGGGAGCAGCGTTCCTTCTTCGCCCGCCACTTCTAGGCGGTCTAGTACTAACGAGAATTTACGCAGCCGAACAAGTCCACAGCAACATCCAGCAGTAAGCCGGCGAAGTTGGCTGAAACAGCCATCAAAGTTCTTCTTCCCAAAAGCCCCCAAAACCCCATAA